One Candidatus Lernaella stagnicola genomic window, GTGGGAGGGCGTGTGCCACGTCGACGGGACTTTCGCGGGCAAACCGACGCGCGGTTTGGCCTTCTACGAAGCGCGCCAACGCACCTGGTAGACTAAATAATTCCCGCTTTCAATAAATCGTGCAGGTGAACGATGCCGATGATTCGCTCCGGCTCGCCGCTTTCATAAACGAGCAGCACGCTGATCGAATTCTGCTCCATCACATGCGCCGCTCGCGTGGCCAAAGCTCCGGCCCGAATTGCCTTAGGGTGCGGCGTGACGACGTCGCCGGCCGTCAACGTGTGTAACGCGCCGTGCTTTTGCAGGGCGCGCCGCAGATCGCCGTCGGTCACGATACCGACGAGCTTGCCGTCCTCGTCGTCGACGACGGTCGCGCCGAGACGCTTGCCGCTCATCTCAATGAGCACTTCGGTCATGGCGGTGTCGCGCCGAACGCGGGGCAGCGCCTCGCCGCTGTGCATGAGATCGGCGACGCGGGTCAGGAGGCGTTTGCCCAAGGCCCCGGCCGGATGGAAGCGGGCGAAATCCTCTTCGGTGAAACCGCGTTCTTCCAGCATCACGACAGCCAAGGCGTCGCCCATCGCGACCTGCGCGGTGGTGCTGGCGGTCGGCGCCAGGCCCAGCTTACAGGCTTCTTTTTGAACGCCGGTATCGAGCACAGCGTCGGCGGTTTGCGCGAGGCGGGACTCCAAGACGCCCGTCATCGCTACGATCGGCACGCCCAAGCGCCGTAGTACCGGCAACGTGACGATCACTTCGTCGGTTTCGCCGCTGTTGGACAGCACGAGGGCGACGTCGCTTTTGTGCACCATGCCCAGGTCGCCGTGCGCCGCCTCGGCGGCGTGCAGGAAGAAGGAGGGCGTACCGGTGCTGGCGAAGGTGGCGGCGATTTTCGCGCCGACCAGGCCTGATTTTCCCATGCCGATCACGACGACCTTGCCGTCGCAAGCGAGCAGGATGCCGATGGCGCGGACGAAATTCTCGTCAATGCGATCGGCCGTGGCGCGCAGGGCGTCGGTTTCGATCTGCAATACCCGGCGGGCGCGATCGATGATGGTCATGTGTTTGTCTCCTTGGTCCAGGCGCGTCGTACGGTCTCCAGATCAGCCGGCGTGTCGACGCTGACGGTCGCGTGTGCGGTGAGCGGGCAGGCGATGCGCACGCCTCTTTCGAGGGCGCGGAGTTGTTCGAGGCGTTCGATCATCTCCAGGCGCGACGGCGGCCATGTGGCGTACTCGAGCAAGAAATCGCGCCGGTAAATGTATAAGCCTAGGTGTTTGTCCATGTGCGGCGGCGGCGTATCGGCCACGCGGTCGAAACGGCCGTCGCGGTAGGCAAGTGAATCGCGCGGGAAAGGAATCGGCGCACGGGAAAAATAAAGCGCGAAGTCGTTTTCATCGACCACGACCTTGACGCAGTTGGGGTCGAAGACTTCGGCTTCGCTTTCGAGGTGCGCGCGCACGGTGCCGAAGCGCAGGCCCGGCGTGGCGTCAAAGGGGGCCAGAGCGTCGTCGAGAATGCGCGGGTCAAACATCGGCTCGTCGCCTTGCACGTTGACGATGAGCTCGAAATCGAGAGTGGCGGCAACCTCGGCGATGCGATCGGTGCCGCTGCGGTGATCGTCGCGGGTTATCACGGCGTTAAAACCGGCGTCGGTTACCGCTTGACGGACGCGCTCGTCGTCGGTGGCGACCACGACGTGGCCCAGGCGAGGATGCTTCGCCACGCGTTCGACTACGCGCACGATCATCGGCTTGCCGTGCAAGTCGGCCAAGGGCTTGCCGGGCAGGCGCGAACTGGCGTAGCGGGCTGGAATGATCGCGGCAATTGTCATGGTCCGTCACTTCCGTGTTTGCGCGAAATGTACCAGAAAAGGGGCCGAATGCAACTTCACGCCTCCGGAGGCGGAGCAAAGTGGCGGTCGATAATCGCCGTACCCACCGTATCGCCCCAAACATTGACCGTCGTACGGCAGCGGTCGAGGAACCAATCAATCGACAGGATGATGTATATCCCTTCCTCGGGGGCGCCGACGGCGCTGAGCACCATGACCATGGTGACGAGCCCGGCTTCGGGGATTGCCGCTGCGCCGATGGCGGCGAGGGTTGCGGTGAGCCAGATCACGATAATCTGGGGGATGCTGAGATCGATGCCGTAGGCTTGGCAGATGAAAATTACGGCGACGGCTTCATATAGCGCCGTGCCGTCCATGTTGATCGTGGCGCCGAGCGGCAGCACGAAGCCGGAGGTTCGCTCGGATAGGCCGGCGTTTTGTCGGGCGTCGCGCAGCGTGATCGGCAGTGATGCGGCACTGGAGGCGGTCGTGAAGGCGGTGAGCAAGGCTTCGGAGAATTGTCCCGCCTGACGAAGAGGATTGCGCCGCGCGAAGAACACGAGCAGCAGCGGCAGGATAATCACCGCGTGAATCATTAGGCCGGAGATGACCGTCAGTGCGTAGCGCAGTAATTTTGCCAATTCGTGACCGACAACCGCGCCGCCGCCCGCCTCACCGATTTTCGCGGCGACCAAACCGAAAATGCCGATCGGCGCGAGCCAGATGACGATGCGCACGAACTTGAAAATGGCTTCGTTAATGATCTCGACCAGTTCGATGATTTTCGCGCCGCGCGAACCCAGCGTGGTGAGCAGCCCACCAAAAATCAGCGAGGCGACGATCAAGCCGAGAACCCGACCCTCGGCGGCTGCGGCAAAGAGGTTGGCGGGCACCATGTCGCGAAAGACGTCAAAGAGCGCCTCGTACCAAGGCATCGAATGCGGCAGCGTGCGCACGGCGTCGGCGGCGGTGTCGGCACCGATTCCCGGCCGTATGATCAGCACCAGGACGATACCCAACGACACGGAAATCAGGGTCGTCGAGATGTAATAGGCGAGGGTCGCGCCGAAGGTGCGCCCGATCTTCCGCACGTCGCCGAAAGCGGCGATGCCCAGAATCATGCTCGTGACCACAATCGGCACCATGACCATTTTCAGCAGGCGAATAAACAGGTCACCGAGTAAATCTACAAAGGCGGCGGCCACGGCGACTCCGGGTTGGGTCCAGTAGGGGCCGCCGAACCCGCCGACGAGAAAACCGAGCGTCGCGCCGCTCAGCATCAGGACCGGCAAGAGCCAGGGGCGCTTTTTCGGCGTTGATTTCCATGGCGCGGCTTGTGACACCGGCATCGTTGTCTCCCCTGCTTGCGTGGATAGGTTGCTGTGGACAAAATAGTCCAGTTGGGATTTTCGTGCAAATTTGCAGCAAATACGGTAAATTTCGCCGAGAGATATTTATCGATAGTACCGTAACAAGGGCAAAGCGGATGTTTGCAGGCGACTTAAAACAGTTTTTTCGCGGTGCGCTTACCAGGCGCAGGCTGCATTTGACTTCCTTCGACCCGGCGAAACATTCGGTGGAGCAGGTACGGAGTATTGCATCCTTGGCCCTGGAGGCTGATACCGACGGCTTTTTGGTCGGTGGCTCCACGGGCGTCACGCACGCCATGGTCGAAGAAGTTTGTGCTGAGATACGAAACGTGGTCGACAGGCGGTATCCCGGCCCTTCAAGACCGCCGATTGTGCTTTTCCCTTCGAACGCGGACACCGGCGTGGCTGCCGCGGCCGACGGCGTGTTGTTCCATTCCCTGCTGAATTCACGCGACGTGCGCTTTTTAATTCGTGAGCAAGCCAAGGCCGCTCCCTACCTGCCGGCGTTGGGATTGCAGCCGGTCGGTTGCGGCATGATCGCCGTCGAACCGGGCGGCACCGCGGCGCGCATCGGGCTGGCGGACTTGATTGCCTGCGACGACTGGCAAAGCGCGGTCGGCTATGCAGCGGCGGCGGCCGCCTTCGGTTTCACTTTGGTTTATCTCAACGCCGGATCCGGCAGCGCTCAGCCCGTACCGGCTGAAATGATCGCGGCGGTCAGCCGCGTGGTCGATGCGCCGCTGGTCGTGGGCGGTGGTGTGGTGGACGGCGCCAAAGCCGCGGCGGCGGTGGGCGCGGGTGCGGACATCATCATTACCGGAACCGCCATCGAAGAGAATCCGCGCGTCGGCGAGACGCTGGCGGCGATCTGCGCGGCGGTGCATGCCGTGCCGTCCAAACAGGCCGGAGCCACGGAATGAAAATCACGCTTGTCGCCCCGGCTTCCGAGGTGTCGCGCCGGGTGGGCCGCAAGCCGAAAGGCACTTCGTATTTCCACTATTACAAGCTGGGTATCGCGACGATCGCCGGAGCGACGCCGCCGGATATCGAAGTGGAAGCGATCGACGAGATTGTCGACCTGTGGGACCCCCGCACGCACGAAACCGACGCGGTGGGCATCAGCGTGTTGACGGCGCTGGCGCCGCGGGCCTACTCGATCGCCGCGCAATTTCGGGAACGCGGTATTCCGGTTGTGCTCGGCGGTATGCACCCGACTTTTCTACCCGCCGAGGCCGCAACGCACGCCGACGCAATCGTCATGGGGCAGGGCGAATTCGTCTGGGAACAGGTGTGTCGGGATTTGCAGAACAACACGTTACAGCCGGTGTACGACTCTTGCACGAACCCGAACGAAATCAGCGTTCCGCGGGCGCGGCGCGAAATATTCACGAACCCGAAATACCCGCCGCTGGACATCGTTCAGTTTTCGCGCGGCTGCATTCACAAATGCCGCTTCTGTTCGGTCAACGCGTTTTTCGACGGCAAATACCACTGGCGGCCGATCGATGAGGTCAAGGCCGAGTTGGCGACGTGCACGCGCAAGCACCTGATGGTCGCCGACGACAACCTTTACGGCTATCGCGAGTATTGCCTGGAGGCACTCGCGGCCCTGGCGCCACTGGGCAAGTATTTAGGGATTCAGGCGACGGTCGACATGGCCTTTGACCAGGAAGTCATGGATGCGGCGGCGGCGGCAAAGGTTGGCGCGATATTCGTCGGCATCGAGAGCGTGGTGAGCGAGTCGCTCGCCGAGTCGGCCAAGTGGCACAACGAGGTCGACAAATACGCCGACGCGATGGCCGAATTTCATCGGCGCGGCATTTTCGTGGAGGGCGGCTTGATGTTCGGCTTCGACCACGATGAACCCGACGTGTTCGAGCGCACGATGAAGTTCGTCGACAACATCAGGCTCGACGTGGCGCAGGTGGCGTTCGTGACGCCGATGCCGGGCACCGTGCTGTTCGATCGGATGCAGGAAGAAGGGCGCATTACCGACACGAACTGGGCGCACTACGACTGCAACCACGTGGTGTTCAGGCCCACGCGCATGTCGGCGCTCGAACTGATGAACGGCGTGGAATGGTTCCGTGAAAAATACTATTCCTTAACGGAAATCGCCCGCCGCGCCCGCCGTGGTATGCGGTGGTTCGATCCGATCACGCTGGGCACGCAAATCGCACTGAACTGGGGCTTTCGCCGCAATCACGAGTTGGGATTGGATTATCCGCCATGAGCAAGCCGCGTTTGTTTTCACGCCGGTGGTGTTTTGCCCACCGCGTTGAGTTGGCCAGCCTGATCGGCGGGGTCGGCTTTCTCTTCTACCTGTGGAGCGGCGATTCGCTGCTGCGGGATGCGGCCCGGTGGCTGCAAGTCGAACACGACGCTTTCGTGCGCGGCGGCTACTGGCTGCTGGCGGCCATCAACGTAGTCGCGTCGATCATTCGCATCTGGGCGGGAGGAACGCTGGGCGGTGCGCGGATGATGGCCGTCGATGTGCAGACCGACGGGCTGATTACCGGCGGTCCCTATCGGCACGTGCGAAATCCGATCTATCTGGCCGATATTCTGACGCTCGCGGGCATGGCGCTGGTGGTTCCGTGGCCCGGGGCGGTGCTTGTCTGCCTGCTCTTGCCGGCGACTTATCTAGCCGTGATGTCCTACGAGGAGGAGCGCCTGACCGCCGAACTGGGCGAGCCTTACGTCGAGTTCAAACAAGCAGTGCCGCGGCTCGCGTGGAAGTTTGCCCCGTGGCGCGACGGGCGCGGCGGCGGCGCTTTTTCGTGGCGCGAGGGTCTGGAGAATAATTTCATCTACCTGCCGCTGGTGCCCGGATTCGTAGTGTGCGCCGTCACGGGCGTGTTGTGGCACGGCGTGCTTGTCGGCGCGATTGGTCCGGTCGGGTGGGTGGCGCTGCACTTCTGGCGAAACTTCAAACCCGGCGGTTTGGCGAGGCGCGAAGGTCATGACGAAAATCACGCAAGTTGACGTCGCCGTCGTCGGCGGCGGACCGGCGGGAAGCCTGCTGGCCGAACGGCTGGCGGCTGGCGGCGCGCGCGTCGTCGTTTTCGATCACTCGCACCCGCGTGAAAAAGTTTGCGCCGGCGGCATTTCGGCACGCGCCCGCGCCATGTTCCCCGAATTGGAAGAGTTGGTACCGCAAGGCAAGACCGGCACGGAACTGCGCCTGGTAAGCCCCGGCGGTCATCGGGCCAGGGTGCGCGGCAAAGGTCGCACCTTTGCGATCGACCGGACGATTCTCGATAAGGCGCTGCTTGACCGCGCGGTTCAGGCAGGGGCCGAGTGGCGGCAGCAAAAAGTGTTGAGTTTCGAGAAGAGCGCGGAAGGGTACGTCGTCCAAACGGCGCACCGGGTGATGGGAGCGCGTATCATCGTGGGCGCCGACGGAGTTCACTCGCTGGTGCGGCGGCATTTCGCGGGCGCTATCGCGCGGGAGCACCTGGCCCTGGGCGCGCACGTGTTGGTGGAAGATTTCGCCGCGCCGTCGGCATTGATCCGCTTTCTCGGCGACCGCCGCGGCTACGCGTGGGTGTTCAACCGGCGGGACAGGGCATCCATCGGCGTCGGGATGCCGCAAAGTCACAAGGACGATTGGCTCGAGCAACTCGCCAACTTTTTTGCCGCCCAGGTGTTGGACCGCACGATGCCCAGGATTCAGGGCTGGACGCTGCCGCAAGCCTCAACCGCTGAATTCTTCCGCGCCCCGGTGGCGGGCGACGATTGGCTTTTGATCGGGGACGCCGCGGGGCATGTCGATCCGCTTTCGGGCGAAGGGATATGGTACGCGCTGTGGGGCGCAGCGCTGGCGGCGGAAGCGATTCTGGCCGGTCGACCGGTGGATTTCGATCGACGTTGGCGCGAGGCCTACTTGGCGAGATTCGAGAAACACATCAAGCAAGCCGCGTATCTGACCAAACCACGTTTGCTCGACGCGGCGATTCTTGCCGCAAAATTGCCGGCCGTCGGCGGGCTGCTGTTCAACAAGCTGGCCGGTTCCTAATTCTCACACTTGCGGTGGTTGCTCACGCCTGGCGTCGCGCCGGAATAGGACCAGATTGTTCGTGAAGACCAGCCCCGTGGCGATGAGGTCCGGTAGGAAGGTTCGTCGGCGCGGCAGGGGCGGCGGCGAGAAACGGCGCAGGATCGTCCGCAGGGTTGTCACTTCGCGGTTGGCTTTCCAGTACAGTTGCGTGAGTCGTTCCGGCGAGAGGTTTCTTGGCCGGAAGACGCAGGTGTACGAGTCGTAGCGCGACCAGTCGCGGGTCAGCAGGCGGCCTTCCTGGGCGAAGCGGTCGAAAAGAGGCGTGCCGGGAAAGGGCGTCAGCAGATACAGCGAGATGATGGGTAGACGCTCGGTGGTCATGAACTCGATGTTTTCGGCGATGCTGGCCTCGGTGTCGGTGTCGAAACCCATGATCATTCCGGCCAGCACCAGCACACCGTGGCGGCGGTAGCGGGTGATGAGTTCGCGGTACTGTTTCGGGTCGTTGACGGCGGCCTTGTTGATGGACGCGAGATTTTCGGAGTTGACGTTTTCGATGCCGCACACGGCCATTTGGAAGCCGCTGCGGGCGGCGAGGGCGAGTAGGTTCTCGTCATCGGCGAAATTCAGGTTGAGTTGCGCCGACCAGGATATCTTCAGCGGGATCAGGGCTTCAAACAGTTCGCGGGCGTATTTCGGGTCGGCTGCGAGGTTGTCGTCGACGAAGAAGACGTAGCGGCTCGTGGCGCGTATGGCGCGGATATCCTCAATGACCTGCTCGACGGGTCGATGCCGGTACGTGTGGCCGTAGACGCTGCTGACCGTGCAAAATTCGCAGCGATGCGGGCAACCGCGGGTCGTCTGGATCGGGCGCAGCAGGGTGTAATAGCGGTTGTTGCGAATCAGATCGAAGCGCGGCGCGGCGAGATCGTCTAAGTCGTGGAGGCGGTCGGCACAATAGCGTGGCTGCAATCGGCCGGCCGAAAAGTCGTCGAGCAATTGCCGCCAAACATACTCGGCCTCACCGAGAACGAGCGTGTCGGCATGGCCTTCGGCTTCCTCGGGATTCAACGTGACATGCGCGCCGCCGAGTACCACTTTTACGCCGCGTCGCCGGAAGTGGTCGGCGATTTGATAGGCGCGCGGCGCACGCTGCGTCAAGACGCTGATACCGACCAAGTCCGCGGGCTCGCGGCCCGTCACTGCGTCGAGCGCGTCGACCTGGACCGACACGTCCCACTCCGGCGGCGTCATGCCGGCCAGGTAGGGCAAGGTCAACGTGCGCATTCCTTCGCGTGCAATGCGGGCGGGCATGCCGTTGGGCCGCAGCTTGGTCGGCTCGATAAGCAGTAGTCTAGGTTTTTCCATCGCCCCACTTTATCCAAAAGCGGCGACCTTCTCCACCGGTGACCCCTCAAATAATAGTTTTTGAATTGACGGCCGTTCATCCGCATGCGTATTATTGCGGCGGGGGTACAAAAGGAGGCACGGTGCAGATTTCAAAATGCCCGCGCAACTGGTTATGTTTGCCCACCTGCCGTTTCCGGACTGTCCTCGGCTCGTTTTTGCTCGTCCTACTTATTGCGACATCAGCGTTTGCCGCGGCCGGCGTTCACAAAGCGCCTACGGTCCACGGTGTGATGTGGGAACATGAAGGCCAACGGATTCTGCACGTCTGGGGCTCGCCTTACGAGATGGGTTTCGCACACGGGTATTTCCTGGGAGACGGCATTTTCGAACTGATGAGCGTGTACGCTTTTCCGCCCGAAGGCGCGTCGCCATGGCTGTATGAGTTGGCGCGGATGTTTATTATTTCGACTTTCGAATTCGAGGACGCCGACATGCTCGCCGAGGCGCGCGGCATTTTCGACGGGATGATCGCGGGCGGCGTCGACCCGTACGCGGACGTTTTGGGCCGCGACATGGATGCCTGGGATGTGATCACGTTCAACGGCCTCAACGACATCAAGGCAGCGTTTTGCGCCACGATTGTGGCTTGGGAGACCGCCACGGCCGAGGACCCCGAGCTGGGCGGCGAGTTGGTTGTGGCGCACAACACGGATTTCATCGACGAGACGTGGGAAGCGCCGATGTTGATCGCCGAGCATTCGATCGTGATTTCCTACGCGCCCGACGATCCGGCCCGGCAGCGCTTCATCACCATCGGCAACTCCGGCACGCTGGGCCCGCCGGTCGCGTTCAACGAATCCGGCGTGGTGGCGATCCTCAACAGCGGCCTGGCGCTCAATGAAGTGCCGGATCGCATTCTCGACCCCAAACCGCAACTGGCCGGTTGGGGCGCCCGGCACGCGATCAGCGCGGCGGATGTCAATGGCGACGAGATTTACGATATTTCGGATTTCTTCGCCTATCTGGAGACCGAGCATCTGTTCACGTCGTTGTTGGAGCAGGCCGTTGGCGTACGCGGCGCGCAAGACCCACCCGCGGCGGTGCTGGAAATTTCGAATATTCTACGCACGATGCGCTATCCGGCGGATGATCCGAACTTCTACCCGGACATTTTCGTTATTTTGAATTGGGAGGATAAGCTCGTACCGGAGCGCGAGGAGCGGCACCAGGAACGGTACGACGCGGCGGTGGAGTTGGTAAACAACACGTACCAGCGACGTTTGAGCGTGGAGAATGCCTGGGATTTTCTTAACAACATGCAGGCGGCGATCGAAAACACGGCGACGATGCAGTCGATGATTTTCCTTCCGGAGCGCATGCAATTCGGATTGGCGCTTTCGG contains:
- the kdsB gene encoding 3-deoxy-manno-octulosonate cytidylyltransferase — protein: MTIAAIIPARYASSRLPGKPLADLHGKPMIVRVVERVAKHPRLGHVVVATDDERVRQAVTDAGFNAVITRDDHRSGTDRIAEVAATLDFELIVNVQGDEPMFDPRILDDALAPFDATPGLRFGTVRAHLESEAEVFDPNCVKVVVDENDFALYFSRAPIPFPRDSLAYRDGRFDRVADTPPPHMDKHLGLYIYRRDFLLEYATWPPSRLEMIERLEQLRALERGVRIACPLTAHATVSVDTPADLETVRRAWTKETNT
- a CDS encoding KpsF/GutQ family sugar-phosphate isomerase, with product MTIIDRARRVLQIETDALRATADRIDENFVRAIGILLACDGKVVVIGMGKSGLVGAKIAATFASTGTPSFFLHAAEAAHGDLGMVHKSDVALVLSNSGETDEVIVTLPVLRRLGVPIVAMTGVLESRLAQTADAVLDTGVQKEACKLGLAPTASTTAQVAMGDALAVVMLEERGFTEEDFARFHPAGALGKRLLTRVADLMHSGEALPRVRRDTAMTEVLIEMSGKRLGATVVDDEDGKLVGIVTDGDLRRALQKHGALHTLTAGDVVTPHPKAIRAGALATRAAHVMEQNSISVLLVYESGEPERIIGIVHLHDLLKAGII
- a CDS encoding cobalamin-dependent protein (Presence of a B(12) (cobalamin)-binding domain implies dependence on cobalamin itself, in one of its several forms, or in some unusual lineages, dependence on a cobalamin-like analog.); translation: MKITLVAPASEVSRRVGRKPKGTSYFHYYKLGIATIAGATPPDIEVEAIDEIVDLWDPRTHETDAVGISVLTALAPRAYSIAAQFRERGIPVVLGGMHPTFLPAEAATHADAIVMGQGEFVWEQVCRDLQNNTLQPVYDSCTNPNEISVPRARREIFTNPKYPPLDIVQFSRGCIHKCRFCSVNAFFDGKYHWRPIDEVKAELATCTRKHLMVADDNLYGYREYCLEALAALAPLGKYLGIQATVDMAFDQEVMDAAAAAKVGAIFVGIESVVSESLAESAKWHNEVDKYADAMAEFHRRGIFVEGGLMFGFDHDEPDVFERTMKFVDNIRLDVAQVAFVTPMPGTVLFDRMQEEGRITDTNWAHYDCNHVVFRPTRMSALELMNGVEWFREKYYSLTEIARRARRGMRWFDPITLGTQIALNWGFRRNHELGLDYPP
- a CDS encoding radical SAM protein; this translates as MEKPRLLLIEPTKLRPNGMPARIAREGMRTLTLPYLAGMTPPEWDVSVQVDALDAVTGREPADLVGISVLTQRAPRAYQIADHFRRRGVKVVLGGAHVTLNPEEAEGHADTLVLGEAEYVWRQLLDDFSAGRLQPRYCADRLHDLDDLAAPRFDLIRNNRYYTLLRPIQTTRGCPHRCEFCTVSSVYGHTYRHRPVEQVIEDIRAIRATSRYVFFVDDNLAADPKYARELFEALIPLKISWSAQLNLNFADDENLLALAARSGFQMAVCGIENVNSENLASINKAAVNDPKQYRELITRYRRHGVLVLAGMIMGFDTDTEASIAENIEFMTTERLPIISLYLLTPFPGTPLFDRFAQEGRLLTRDWSRYDSYTCVFRPRNLSPERLTQLYWKANREVTTLRTILRRFSPPPLPRRRTFLPDLIATGLVFTNNLVLFRRDARREQPPQV
- a CDS encoding phosphoglycerol geranylgeranyltransferase; the protein is MFAGDLKQFFRGALTRRRLHLTSFDPAKHSVEQVRSIASLALEADTDGFLVGGSTGVTHAMVEEVCAEIRNVVDRRYPGPSRPPIVLFPSNADTGVAAAADGVLFHSLLNSRDVRFLIREQAKAAPYLPALGLQPVGCGMIAVEPGGTAARIGLADLIACDDWQSAVGYAAAAAAFGFTLVYLNAGSGSAQPVPAEMIAAVSRVVDAPLVVGGGVVDGAKAAAAVGAGADIIITGTAIEENPRVGETLAAICAAVHAVPSKQAGATE
- a CDS encoding NAD(P)/FAD-dependent oxidoreductase — protein: MTKITQVDVAVVGGGPAGSLLAERLAAGGARVVVFDHSHPREKVCAGGISARARAMFPELEELVPQGKTGTELRLVSPGGHRARVRGKGRTFAIDRTILDKALLDRAVQAGAEWRQQKVLSFEKSAEGYVVQTAHRVMGARIIVGADGVHSLVRRHFAGAIAREHLALGAHVLVEDFAAPSALIRFLGDRRGYAWVFNRRDRASIGVGMPQSHKDDWLEQLANFFAAQVLDRTMPRIQGWTLPQASTAEFFRAPVAGDDWLLIGDAAGHVDPLSGEGIWYALWGAALAAEAILAGRPVDFDRRWREAYLARFEKHIKQAAYLTKPRLLDAAILAAKLPAVGGLLFNKLAGS
- a CDS encoding isoprenylcysteine carboxylmethyltransferase family protein; its protein translation is MSKPRLFSRRWCFAHRVELASLIGGVGFLFYLWSGDSLLRDAARWLQVEHDAFVRGGYWLLAAINVVASIIRIWAGGTLGGARMMAVDVQTDGLITGGPYRHVRNPIYLADILTLAGMALVVPWPGAVLVCLLLPATYLAVMSYEEERLTAELGEPYVEFKQAVPRLAWKFAPWRDGRGGGAFSWREGLENNFIYLPLVPGFVVCAVTGVLWHGVLVGAIGPVGWVALHFWRNFKPGGLARREGHDENHAS
- a CDS encoding dicarboxylate/amino acid:cation symporter gives rise to the protein MPVSQAAPWKSTPKKRPWLLPVLMLSGATLGFLVGGFGGPYWTQPGVAVAAAFVDLLGDLFIRLLKMVMVPIVVTSMILGIAAFGDVRKIGRTFGATLAYYISTTLISVSLGIVLVLIIRPGIGADTAADAVRTLPHSMPWYEALFDVFRDMVPANLFAAAAEGRVLGLIVASLIFGGLLTTLGSRGAKIIELVEIINEAIFKFVRIVIWLAPIGIFGLVAAKIGEAGGGAVVGHELAKLLRYALTVISGLMIHAVIILPLLLVFFARRNPLRQAGQFSEALLTAFTTASSAASLPITLRDARQNAGLSERTSGFVLPLGATINMDGTALYEAVAVIFICQAYGIDLSIPQIIVIWLTATLAAIGAAAIPEAGLVTMVMVLSAVGAPEEGIYIILSIDWFLDRCRTTVNVWGDTVGTAIIDRHFAPPPEA